The proteins below come from a single Oncorhynchus kisutch isolate 150728-3 unplaced genomic scaffold, Okis_V2 scaffold1244, whole genome shotgun sequence genomic window:
- the LOC116365459 gene encoding TOG array regulator of axonemal microtubules protein 1-like: protein MAQNHMDILMPKLHDICLAIINEVKNLRSAVSCAAMATLGDMYVHLQRAMDSEVEGTARVLLHKASEANAFIRQGANFSLGHMVQSCTPTRVMNALLVGGLR from the exons ATGGCTCAGAACCACATGGACATACTGATGCCTAAACTCCATGATATCTGCCTTGCCATTATAAATGAG GTGAAGAACCTGCGCTCTGCAGTGTCCTGTGCTGCCATGGCCACACTGGGGGACATGTACGTCCACCTCCAGAGGGCCATGGACAGTGAGGTGGAGGGGACGGCACGCGTGCTGCTGCACAAAGCCAGCGAGGCCAACGCCTTCATCCGGCAGGGCGCCAACTTTTCCCTGGGTCACATGGTGCAGAGCTGCACCCCTACCCGTGTCATGAATGCCTTGCTGGTCGGTGggctgaggtaa